One part of the bacterium genome encodes these proteins:
- a CDS encoding DUF4823 domain-containing protein, which yields MKGAILSLRDESAAFFSSFLHSNVATLSGALPMLVVVSSLAACIPLTHRYEFRSNVAAGPQGFPRSGSFYVALAEDGFHGNRKYAGSGTTMTLALTRHLSTFASEAEAAIEKATVDEARWTANEHGHRYLVWPEILNWEDRASQWGFRSDRVSVRVVLIEVSSDRVYSDEVLSVTQGVFTTSPLGEHLKTGHT from the coding sequence GTGAAGGGTGCAATCCTCAGTCTCCGGGACGAATCGGCCGCTTTCTTCAGCTCGTTTCTTCATTCCAACGTAGCCACCCTCTCCGGAGCACTACCCATGCTGGTTGTGGTCTCCTCTCTCGCTGCTTGCATACCGCTTACCCACCGCTACGAGTTCAGGAGCAACGTCGCAGCGGGGCCTCAAGGTTTTCCGCGGAGCGGGTCGTTCTACGTCGCATTGGCCGAGGACGGGTTCCATGGCAATCGCAAGTACGCAGGGTCGGGTACAACAATGACCCTGGCTCTGACTCGACATCTATCAACGTTCGCGTCAGAAGCGGAAGCAGCTATCGAAAAAGCAACTGTGGACGAGGCTCGATGGACAGCCAATGAACACGGGCACCGGTACTTGGTATGGCCAGAGATTCTGAACTGGGAGGATCGCGCAAGCCAATGGGGCTTTCGATCTGATCGTGTCTCGGTGCGAGTCGTCTTGATCGAAGTGAGCAGTGATCGAGTCTATAGCGATGAGGTCCTGAGCGTCACCCAGGGTGTCTTCACTACTTCACCCCTCGGTGAACACCTCAAAACCGGCCATACGTGA
- a CDS encoding helix-turn-helix transcriptional regulator has translation MARESEFLERSFGLAVPARREALGLSQERLAEEAGIHRTYVSQIERGDANPTLTVMAALASAVNVRLSRLIGEMESG, from the coding sequence GTGGCGCGAGAATCCGAATTCCTTGAACGCAGCTTTGGCCTTGCTGTCCCGGCGAGGCGGGAAGCACTCGGACTGTCGCAGGAGCGACTCGCCGAAGAAGCGGGCATTCACCGCACCTATGTGAGCCAGATCGAGCGCGGTGACGCGAACCCCACTCTGACCGTCATGGCGGCGCTGGCGAGCGCGGTCAACGTGCGGCTGAGCCGCCTGATCGGCGAGATGGAGTCAGGCTGA
- a CDS encoding helix-turn-helix domain-containing protein, giving the protein MARNETRKSPARARVVRALVQHGTVTGAARAVGCSRSTIYRWLKDEEFCDQLEESRERAADAEIDGLIDLRRRQVQAARLGLEVLEAALESDDTPLPVRVRVASYFLDAAGSAAERLEAWSAGRRDSLPAFSKVSTRPPASRAECQANRLVE; this is encoded by the coding sequence ATGGCACGGAATGAGACGAGAAAAAGCCCGGCGAGAGCGAGGGTAGTCAGGGCGCTGGTCCAACACGGGACGGTGACGGGAGCTGCGAGGGCGGTGGGATGCTCGCGGTCAACGATCTACAGGTGGCTGAAGGACGAGGAGTTCTGCGACCAGCTAGAGGAGTCGCGGGAGCGGGCCGCGGACGCAGAGATCGACGGACTGATTGATCTTCGCCGTAGGCAGGTCCAGGCGGCGCGGCTTGGGCTGGAAGTATTGGAGGCAGCTCTTGAGAGCGACGATACGCCGCTTCCCGTAAGGGTTCGGGTCGCATCGTACTTCTTGGACGCCGCGGGGTCGGCCGCGGAGCGGCTAGAAGCATGGTCCGCAGGCCGGAGGGACAGTCTCCCCGCCTTCTCGAAGGTTTCGACGCGCCCGCCCGCTAGTCGTGCGGAATGCCAGGCAAATCGTCTCGTCGAATAG